Proteins encoded in a region of the Chelonoidis abingdonii isolate Lonesome George chromosome 2, CheloAbing_2.0, whole genome shotgun sequence genome:
- the LOC116838976 gene encoding LOW QUALITY PROTEIN: small ribosomal subunit protein mS40-like (The sequence of the model RefSeq protein was modified relative to this genomic sequence to represent the inferred CDS: inserted 1 base in 1 codon; substituted 1 base at 1 genomic stop codon) produces MFSTEMDPAAGAEPVAFATESCFKKKPWEYLEMEEYIERYGDKPIWFGYRRNHKGPXPPQKTRKTCIRGKKIAGNPCLICRDQKLHVDYRNLKLLEQFICSHMCVIFHPTRTGVCMKQHKRLTQTINQARDHGLLSFHIPLVTLQGKDYTNQYQAVTKMPPTPSMQSQTPWYLWYEWXQPPEKDIARICRIYKDYLKEETSPARRPRAELDGVS; encoded by the exons ATGTTCAGCACAGAGATGGACCCAGCTGCGGGAGCAGAGCCAGTTGCCTTTGCCACCGAATCGTGCTTTAAGAAGAAACCCTGGGAGTATCTAGAGATGGAAGAGTACATAGAGAGATACGGCGACAAGCCCATCTGGTTCGGCTATCGGCGTAACCACAAGGGAC ACCCCCCTCAGAAGACCCGCAAGACCTGCATAAGAGGAAAGAAGATTGCGGGGAACCCCTGCCTCATCTGCCGAGACCAGAAACTCCATGTGGACTACAGGAACCTGAAGCTTCTGGAGCAGTTCATCTGCTCCCACATGTGTGTCATCTTCCATCCCACACGCACAGGTGTCTGCATGAAGCAGCATAAACGCTTGACCCAGACAATTAACCAGGCTCGTGACCATGGGCTCTTGAGCTTCCACATTCCCTTGGTGACGCTGCAGGGCAAAGACTACACCAACCAGTACCAGGCTGTGACCaagatgccccccaccccctccatgcaGAGCCAGACACCCTGGTACCTCTGGTATGAGTGGTAGCAGCCACctgaaaaggacattgccaggATCTGCAGGATATACAAGGACTATCTGAAGGAGGAAACCAGCCCGGCAAGAAGGCCCAGGGCAGAACTGGATGGAGTGTCCTAG